The Acidimicrobiales bacterium DNA segment CGAGCTGAACGCCGTCGAGATCGCGGCGATGGACCCCGACGACCTCGACCGGATCTTCCGGGAGAAGCCGTCCCTGCACCGCTACCCCGGCTCGATGGCCAAGCGGGTCCACGAGCTGTGCCGGCACGTCGTAGAGCGCTACCTCGGCGACCCGACGTCGATCTGGACGACGGCGGCGACCGGCGCCGAGCTCTACGACCGGCTGCGCATGCTGCCGGGGTTCGGCGAGGAGAAGTCGAAGATCTTCACCGCCGTGCTGGCCAAGCGGCTCGGGATCGCCCCGCCCGGCTGGGAGGAGTGCGCCGGCGTGTTCGCCGACTCGACCCCCCGCTCCGTCGCCGACGTGGACTCGGCCGAGTCGCTCGCCCGCGTCCGGGAGTTCAAGCAGGCGATGAAGGCCCAGAAGCGCGACAAGCAGGGCCGCCCCGCCGGCTGAGCCGGCCGCGTCGAGGGGCCGCACGGGCCTGGCTGGCTGAGGTCGTCCGGGCCGGCGGCGCGAGCGGTACCGGCGTCTCGCTGCGGTCGTCCGGGCCGGCGGCGCGAGCGGAACCGGCCTCTCGCTACGGTCGTCCGGGCCGGCGGCGCCGGCGCCGATCCGTCAGGTCGTCCTGGTCGCCGGCCCCCGGTCGGCGCGCCCCGTGGTCCGCTCGCCAC contains these protein-coding regions:
- a CDS encoding HhH-GPD-type base excision DNA repair protein, which encodes MAGTTRTFPVTGDPEADRLLVEDPLALLIGMLLDQQVPMEWAFKSPAVLRERLGGELNAVEIAAMDPDDLDRIFREKPSLHRYPGSMAKRVHELCRHVVERYLGDPTSIWTTAATGAELYDRLRMLPGFGEEKSKIFTAVLAKRLGIAPPGWEECAGVFADSTPRSVADVDSAESLARVREFKQAMKAQKRDKQGRPAG